From a region of the Epinephelus fuscoguttatus linkage group LG21, E.fuscoguttatus.final_Chr_v1 genome:
- the cct5 gene encoding T-complex protein 1 subunit epsilon, translating to MSALGTLAFDEYGRPFIIIKDQDKKTRLSGIDALKSHIMAAKAVASTLKTSLGPNGLDKMMVDRDGEVTVTNDGATILSMMDVDHQIAKLMVELSKSQDDEIGDGTTGVVVLAGALLEQAEQLLDRGIHPIRISDGYDQAARIAIEQLDKIAETLPCDVNNTEPLIETAMTTLGSKIINRCHRQMAEIAVNAILTVADMERKDVDFELIKMEGKVGGKLEDTQLIKGVIVDKEFSHPQMPKVLKDAKIAILTCPFEPPKPKTKHKLDVTSVEDYKALQTYEKEKFEEMIQQVKSNGANLAICQWGFDDEANHLLLQNELPAVRWVGGPEIELIAIATGGRIVPRFSELTPEKLGTAGVVKEISFGTTKDRMLVIQECKNTRAVTIFIRGGNKMIIEEAKRALHDALCVIRNLVKDNRVVYGGGASEIACALAVNQAADKCPSLEQYAMRSFADALEVIPMALAENSGLNPIQTMAEVRARQVRENNSFLGIDCLHNNTNDMKQQHVVETLIGKKQQILLATQVVKMILKIDDIRSPGESED from the exons ATGTCCGCTTTGGGGACACTTGCTTTCGATGAGTATGGAAGGCCTTTCATCATAATTAAAGACCAGGACAAGAAGACACGGTTATCGGGCATTGACGCACTGAAG TCTCATATTATGGCAGCCAAGGCTGTCGCGTCAACTCTCAAGACATCTTTGGGACCCAATG GTCTTGACAAGATGATGGTTGACAGGGATGGAGAGGTGACTGTAACCAACGATGGAGCCACTATTCTCAGCATGATGGATGTGGACCACCAGATTGCCAAGCTTATGGTGGAGCTCTCCAAATCCCAGGACGATGAGATTGGTGATGGAACCACTGGAGTTGTTG TGCTGGCTGGGGCTCTGCTTGAACAGGCTGAGCAGCTGCTGGACCGTGGAATCCACCCCATCAGGATCTCCGACGGTTATGACCAGGCCGCACGCATTGCCATCGAGCAGCTCGACAAAATTGCTGAAACCTTACCCTGCGATGTCAACAACACAGAGCCGCTCATTGAGACAGCCATGACAACGCTGGGATCCAAAAT TATCAACCGGTGTCACAGGCAGATGGCAGAGATCGCAGTGAATGCCATCCTCACTGTGGCTGACATGGAGAGGAAGGACGTAGACTTTGAGCTCATCAAGATGGAGGGCAAAGTGGGAGGCAAGCTGGAGGACACACAGCTCATCAAGGGAGTCATAGTTGACAAGGAGTTCAGCCACCCTCAGATGCCCAAG GttctgaaagatgctaaaattgCCATCCTTACCTGCCCGTTTGAGCCACCTAAGCCCAAGACCAAGCATAAGTTGGATGTGACCTCTGTGGAGGACTACAAAGCTCTGCAGACATATGAAAAAGAGAAGTTTGAGGAGATGATCCAACAG GTCAAAAGCAATGGTGCTAACTTGGCCATCTGCCAGTGGGGCTTTGATGATGAAGCCAACCACCTTCTGCTGCAGAATGAGCTGCCAGCAGTGCGCTGGGTCGGAGGGCCTGAGATCGAG CTGATCGCCATAGCCACAGGAGGCCGCATTGTGCCGCGGTTCTCTGAGTTGACACCAGAGAAGCTTGGTACAGCTGGTGTAGTGAAGGAGATCTCTTTCGGCACCACAAAGGATCGCATGCTGGTTATCCAGGAGTGCAAAAACACCAGAGCTGTAACCATTTTCATCCGTGGAGGCAACAAAATG ATCATTGAAGAGGCCAAGCGCGCTCTCCATGATGCTCTGTGTGTAATACGCAATCTGGTCAAAGACAACCGTGTTGTGTATGGAGGAGGAGCTTCAGAGATCGCATGTGCTCTGGCTGTTAATCAGGCTGCAGATAAG TGCCCATCATTGGAGCAGTATGCCATGAGGTCATTTGCAGATGCTCTGGAGGTAATCCCAATGGCGCTGGCTGAGAACAGCGGGCTGAACCCAATCCAGACGATGGCAGAGGTCAGAGCCAGACAGGTCAGAGAGAACAACTCCTTCCTCGGCATCGACTGTCTGCACAACAACACCAATG ACATGAAGCAGCAACACGTGGTCGAGACCCTGATCGGCAAGAAGCAGCAGATCTTGCTGGCTACACAGGTCGTCAAGATGATCCTAAAGATTGACGACATCCGCAGCCCGGGAGAGAGCGAAGACTGA
- the cmbl gene encoding carboxymethylenebutenolidase homolog, with protein sequence MANEAKPCPCDIGDRMEYGGLGQEVQIEHTNAYVVKPSAASDKAIIVIQDIYGWQLPNTRYMADMLAANGYIAVCPDFYVGKEPWSPSHDWSTFQEWLKDRSPTNINKEVDTVLRFLKEQCGAKHIGVIGFCWGGVATHYIALQYPEVKAGVSFYGIIREKEDRYELKAPTLFIFGDNDHVIPLDQVNSLEAKLREKCTVDYQVKIFPGQTHGFAHRKREDINPTDKPSILEARADMLNWLNKYM encoded by the exons ATGGCAAATGAAGCCAAGCCGTGCCCCTGTGATATCGGTGATCGGATGGAGTATGGAGGGCTCGGCCAGGAGGTCCAGATAGAGCACACCAACGCGTATGTGGTGAAACCATCCGCTGCATCTGACAAGGCCATCATTGTCATACAGGACATCTACGGGTGGCAGCTCCCCAACACAAGATACATGGCTGACATGCTGGCTGCCAATGGATACAT TGCTGTCTGTCCAGATTTCTACGTCGGAAAGGAGCCATGGAGTCCATCACATGACTGGTCCACATTTCAGGAGTGGCTTAAAGACAGAAGTCCAACAAACATAAACAA AGAGGTGGACACAGTGCTGAGGTTCCTCAAGGAGCAGTGCGGGGCCAAACACATTGGAGTAATCGGCTTCTGCTGGGGTGGGGTTGCCACACATTATATCGCCCTGCAGTATCCAGAAGTCAAAGCAGGAGTGTCATTCTATG GGATCATCCGTGAAAAAGAGGACAGGTACGAGCTGAAGGCTCCTACGCTGTTCATCTTTGGGGACAATGATCACGTTATCCCGCTGGATCAG GTGAATTCCCTTGAAGCAAAGCTAAGGGAGAAATGCACAGTTGATTACCAGGTGAAGATCTTTCCAGGTCAGACTCATGGCTTTGCCCACCGTAAGAGAGAGGACATCAACCCAACTGACAAACCCAGTATCCTGGAGGCCAGAGCGGACATGCTCAACTGGCTCAACAAGTACATGTAA